ACCGCAGATCGAGACGGATGCCCCCCTCCAGGGCGGTCATCGGTCGTCCATTTCCTCGCCGAAACGCCCGCGCAGGAAATTGCGCCGGGCGCTGTCCACGTCGCCGTGCGAACGCTCGCAGGCCGGCGCCTCGGGCAGGGCGGAATCCTCGGGCTTGGGGGGGGTGAGAGCCTTGGCCAGGGCCGCTTCCGCCAGGAAGCGGGCGGCGACGTTGCCGTTCACGCCTTGCATGGGCGAGCGGATGGAATAGGACTCGTAGTACCCCACCACCTCGTCCCCGGCCACCGTGAAGGCCAGGTCGCCGCCCGGCAAGCCGACCGT
The Magnetospirillum sp. WYHS-4 DNA segment above includes these coding regions:
- the hybE gene encoding [NiFe]-hydrogenase assembly chaperone HybE, with translation MTAMEERIAALVERFRAIGEANMKTLPIYNDRIEVEAVGFAPVAEGVLGALITPWFLNLMLLPAMPRPWEPGRIGAKRTVGLPGGDLAFTVAGDEVVGYYESYSIRSPMQGVNGNVAARFLAEAALAKALTPPKPEDSALPEAPACERSHGDVDSARRNFLRGRFGEEMDDR